From a region of the Micromonospora tarapacensis genome:
- a CDS encoding diguanylate cyclase domain-containing protein yields the protein MRETRVQEERLQHEVSHDGLTGLANRVLFRDRLASALAATTPTSVLLVDLDDFKTVNDLLGHGVGDRLLVSVAQLLRAEVGDDGLPVQVAGDEFAVLLTGADADPEELAGRLLAALDHPISQHRRLVQASIGIADAAAGATVDSVLRDADVAMYTAKQRGKAGFVRYVDGMGEPVLAHMQLGGELRRALDENELRVVYQPILRLDDNRLVGVEALVRWHHPTRGVVGPAEFIPAAERTGLIVPLGRFVLRETCRQAAAWSREFGPDALREAGLNVSARTSPRGNYTTPTSSPT from the coding sequence CCGGGTCCAGGAGGAGCGCCTCCAGCACGAGGTCAGCCACGACGGCCTTACCGGGCTGGCCAACCGGGTGCTCTTCCGGGACCGGCTCGCGTCCGCGCTCGCCGCGACGACACCCACGTCGGTGCTCCTGGTCGACCTGGACGATTTCAAGACCGTCAACGACCTGCTCGGGCACGGCGTCGGTGACCGGCTGCTCGTCTCGGTCGCCCAGCTGCTGCGCGCCGAGGTCGGCGACGACGGCCTGCCGGTGCAGGTCGCCGGTGACGAGTTCGCCGTCCTGCTCACCGGCGCGGACGCCGACCCCGAGGAGCTGGCCGGCCGGCTGCTCGCCGCGCTCGACCACCCGATCAGCCAGCACCGCCGGCTGGTGCAGGCCAGCATCGGCATCGCCGACGCCGCCGCCGGTGCCACCGTCGACTCGGTGCTGCGGGACGCCGACGTCGCCATGTACACGGCCAAACAGCGCGGAAAGGCGGGCTTCGTACGCTACGTGGACGGCATGGGTGAGCCGGTGCTGGCACACATGCAGCTCGGCGGCGAACTGCGGCGGGCCCTGGACGAGAACGAACTGCGGGTCGTCTACCAGCCGATCCTGCGGCTCGACGACAACCGGTTGGTCGGGGTCGAGGCGCTGGTCCGCTGGCACCACCCGACCCGCGGCGTCGTCGGCCCGGCCGAGTTCATCCCGGCCGCCGAGCGGACCGGTCTGATCGTGCCGCTGGGCCGGTTCGTGCTGCGCGAGACGTGCCGCCAGGCGGCGGCGTGGTCTCGGGAGTTCGGGCCGGACGCACTCCGGGAGGCGGGCCTGAACGTCTCCGCGCGAACGTCTCCGCGCGGCAACTACACGACCCCGACTTCGTCTCCGACGTGA